A single region of the Phycisphaerae bacterium genome encodes:
- a CDS encoding STAS domain-containing protein, whose amino-acid sequence MSENTPVTQILPHDDVLLILVTRRILDDLSTEELVDTVHTQAGSRPRVPIVLDMSRVKFAPSVALGSLVHLSKSFRLEGRRVALIGVDHRVRGTIRVTQLDKVLEIHDTVAQLLSSPPKQ is encoded by the coding sequence ATGTCTGAGAACACACCGGTCACGCAGATTCTTCCGCACGACGATGTCCTGCTGATTCTGGTTACGCGCCGAATTCTTGACGACCTGTCAACCGAGGAACTTGTCGACACGGTCCATACTCAGGCCGGCAGCCGGCCGAGAGTGCCGATTGTCCTGGACATGAGTCGCGTGAAATTCGCTCCAAGTGTCGCGCTTGGTTCTCTGGTTCACCTTAGCAAGAGCTTTCGCCTGGAAGGCCGGCGCGTGGCGCTCATCGGTGTCGATCATCGCGTTCGCGGAACGATTCGCGTCACCCAGCTCGATAAGGTGCTTGAGATTCACGATACCGTGGCCCAGTTGCTTAGTTCACCGCCAAAGCAATAG
- a CDS encoding PilT/PilU family type 4a pilus ATPase translates to MSDKITATALLTAMKTHGASDLHLKAGLPPVYRVGGILRSVSLPAMSGEEIAKCLEPIIPAARRAFYEENGDLDFATHLSEGERFRVNIFRAGGVMNAAIRRVNPTIPSYEQLHLPPIYEKVIAETGEGIIIISGVTGSGKSTTLAAMIEQINTTRHENIVTIEDPIEYLFRPKKSIISQREIGIDIPTYGEGLKYIVRQDPDVIFVGEMRDKFTMTAALQAAETGHLVFGTLHTADAMQAFARVLEFFPRQEHEFVRSSLSNSLRAICAQRLLPGAEDGARIPATEVLLNNATCKDLIRKEQDQDLPALIDGSENEGMMSFTTSLADIVRRELVGMDTAMEYAPNREALSSRIRGIKTTAQSLIHRVR, encoded by the coding sequence ATGTCAGACAAGATCACTGCGACGGCGCTTTTGACGGCGATGAAGACGCATGGAGCGTCCGACCTGCATCTGAAAGCCGGGCTGCCGCCGGTTTATCGAGTGGGCGGAATCCTGAGAAGCGTGAGTCTGCCCGCGATGTCCGGAGAGGAGATTGCAAAGTGCCTTGAGCCGATCATTCCCGCGGCGCGGCGGGCTTTTTACGAGGAAAACGGCGATCTCGACTTCGCGACGCACCTGTCCGAAGGCGAGCGTTTCCGCGTAAACATCTTTCGCGCCGGTGGCGTCATGAATGCCGCGATCCGCCGAGTCAATCCGACAATCCCCTCGTATGAACAGCTGCACCTCCCGCCGATTTACGAGAAAGTCATCGCCGAGACCGGCGAGGGCATTATCATAATTTCGGGAGTGACCGGCTCCGGGAAGAGCACGACGCTTGCCGCCATGATCGAACAGATCAACACCACGCGGCATGAGAATATTGTCACGATCGAGGATCCCATCGAGTATCTCTTCAGGCCGAAGAAGTCGATCATCTCGCAACGAGAGATAGGTATCGACATTCCGACCTATGGCGAGGGTTTGAAGTACATTGTTCGACAAGACCCTGACGTGATCTTTGTCGGCGAGATGCGCGATAAGTTCACCATGACGGCCGCGCTGCAGGCCGCGGAGACGGGGCACCTGGTTTTCGGCACCCTTCATACGGCCGATGCGATGCAGGCATTCGCCCGCGTTCTGGAGTTTTTTCCGCGGCAGGAGCATGAGTTTGTCCGCAGTTCGTTGTCGAATTCACTGCGAGCCATTTGCGCGCAGCGTTTGCTCCCCGGTGCCGAGGATGGAGCACGCATCCCGGCGACCGAAGTCCTTCTGAACAACGCAACCTGCAAGGATCTGATCCGCAAGGAACAGGATCAGGACCTGCCCGCGCTCATTGACGGTAGCGAGAACGAGGGGATGATGTCATTTACCACGTCGCTGGCGGACATTGTCCGTCGCGAGCTGGTTGGCATGGACACGGCGATGGAATACGCACCAAACCGAGAAGCGCTCTCAAGTCGAATACGCGGCATCAAGACCACGGCGCAATCTCTGATCCATCGCGTAAGGTAG
- a CDS encoding bifunctional folylpolyglutamate synthase/dihydrofolate synthase, protein MAKSSSPSSRTGRKSKKVDAPARKGRSPKASQQTRANKLPAKSSRTRAQAATVLKAPRPNRAALKRASLCEAALGLKPIKTYQSALDFLALQVNYERRPPKRQARGAFTLARMSRLLKDLGHPEQKFKSVHIAGTKGKGSTAAMLSQMLANNGFKVGVYTSPHIVDLRERIAINDELIPKQTLTKLIAKVAEISREYPQSDRPTFFEILTAIAFLHFAEEQVDVAVLEVGLGGRFDATNLVKPEVCGIVNISLDHMAQLGDTVEQIAEEKAGIFKPDIPVVAAPQPSGVKKVLKRVAEQVGAKLYFAGDEIRFSYRFEASRGGPQARICVTTPTSHFDHLLVPLVGEHQAINCGVALGMLDQLKNRGFKIDDERAISGLSRVRLQGRMEMLCDQPRVLGDGAHNAASIEALMRAIGQNVPYDSMVVIFGCCSDKDIDGMLRQIQLGADKIIFTPIKSPRSADPADLAAKFAEVSGRMAQVSQSLEEALEIAEKAITREDLICITGSFYLVSQAKAIFETHPHRAMSMIVQTA, encoded by the coding sequence ATGGCAAAGTCAAGCTCACCCAGTTCGCGGACGGGACGCAAGTCCAAGAAGGTGGATGCACCCGCTCGAAAGGGACGATCCCCGAAAGCCAGTCAGCAAACCAGGGCCAATAAATTGCCCGCCAAATCTTCACGAACGCGGGCGCAGGCCGCCACGGTCCTGAAAGCGCCTCGCCCCAACCGAGCCGCCCTAAAGCGAGCCTCGTTGTGCGAAGCGGCGCTGGGCCTCAAGCCGATCAAGACCTACCAGTCTGCATTGGACTTCCTCGCGCTGCAGGTCAATTACGAGCGTCGGCCGCCGAAGCGGCAAGCGCGCGGCGCTTTCACGCTCGCCAGAATGAGCCGACTCCTGAAGGACCTTGGCCACCCTGAACAGAAATTCAAGAGTGTTCACATCGCCGGGACCAAAGGTAAAGGCTCGACGGCCGCAATGCTTTCTCAAATGCTGGCGAACAACGGCTTTAAGGTCGGCGTGTACACATCGCCACACATTGTGGATTTGCGCGAGCGCATCGCAATCAACGACGAACTGATCCCCAAGCAGACGCTGACCAAGCTGATCGCAAAAGTCGCGGAGATTTCGCGAGAATACCCGCAGAGCGATCGCCCCACTTTCTTCGAAATCCTGACCGCGATTGCATTTCTCCATTTTGCCGAGGAGCAGGTGGATGTCGCCGTACTCGAAGTCGGTCTTGGCGGGCGATTCGATGCGACGAATCTTGTCAAGCCCGAAGTGTGCGGCATTGTCAATATCAGTCTGGATCACATGGCGCAGCTGGGTGACACCGTCGAGCAGATCGCCGAAGAGAAGGCCGGCATTTTCAAGCCCGACATCCCCGTGGTTGCCGCGCCTCAGCCCTCCGGCGTGAAGAAGGTGCTTAAGCGCGTGGCGGAGCAGGTTGGTGCCAAGCTCTACTTTGCCGGCGATGAGATTCGGTTCAGCTACCGCTTTGAGGCGTCCCGTGGAGGGCCGCAGGCGCGCATTTGCGTGACCACACCGACCAGTCACTTCGATCATCTGCTTGTGCCCCTGGTGGGTGAACATCAGGCGATCAATTGCGGTGTGGCGCTCGGCATGCTCGATCAACTGAAGAACCGCGGCTTCAAAATCGACGATGAGCGTGCGATCAGCGGACTCTCGCGGGTCAGACTTCAGGGCCGCATGGAAATGCTCTGTGACCAGCCGCGCGTGCTTGGTGACGGCGCGCACAACGCCGCCAGCATTGAAGCATTGATGCGTGCCATCGGCCAGAATGTCCCGTACGACAGCATGGTCGTCATCTTCGGCTGTTGTTCAGACAAGGACATTGACGGCATGCTGCGCCAAATTCAGCTCGGCGCCGACAAGATCATCTTCACGCCGATCAAGTCGCCCCGCTCCGCGGACCCCGCTGATCTCGCTGCCAAGTTCGCGGAAGTGTCGGGTCGCATGGCACAGGTGTCGCAGAGTCTTGAGGAAGCGCTCGAAATTGCTGAGAAGGCCATCACCCGGGAAGACCTGATCTGCATTACCGGTTCGTTCTATCTCGTGAGTCAGGCGAAAGCGATTTTCGAAACTCATCCTCATCGCGCGATGTCCATGATTGTTCAGACTGCGTAG
- a CDS encoding GTPase produces MAERKPISVLILGAAGRDFHNFNCCYRDDSRFRVVAFTATQIPNIEDRRYPPGLAGPLYPDGIAIRPEAELESLITRHGIDLAVFSYSDVPHSYVMHMASRINAAGASFELLGTRPTMLPSKKPVIAVCAVRTGCGKSQTTRCVASALKSAGKRIAVVRHPMPYGDLAKQACQRFATLADMDKYDCTIEEREEYELHIQNGNLLFAGVDYHRILAAAEAEADVILWDGGNNDTPFFKSDLLITVTDPHRPGHEAGYYPGETNFRMADVIVINKVNTARPSDVKTVELNAAAMNPKATVIRADSAIICRDGERLRGRRVLVVEDGPTLTHGEMRYGAAYVAAREFGAAAIVDPRPSARGSIKATYEKYPHMEEILPAMGYGAAQIADLEATISAADCDIVAIGTPIDLGKLIQINKPHVRVEYELAGSGVDRLTEIIRSNPRFR; encoded by the coding sequence ATGGCCGAACGCAAGCCGATTTCCGTTCTGATCCTGGGGGCCGCCGGACGAGATTTTCACAACTTCAACTGCTGCTATCGCGATGACAGCCGATTCCGGGTGGTTGCGTTTACCGCAACGCAGATTCCGAACATTGAGGATCGGCGTTATCCGCCTGGGCTGGCGGGGCCGCTTTATCCCGATGGGATCGCGATTCGACCTGAAGCCGAGTTGGAATCGCTTATCACCCGACACGGTATCGACCTTGCGGTGTTCAGCTATTCGGATGTGCCGCATTCATATGTGATGCACATGGCATCTCGGATCAATGCCGCCGGCGCGAGTTTCGAACTGCTGGGCACGCGGCCTACAATGTTGCCGTCGAAGAAACCGGTCATTGCAGTCTGCGCCGTACGCACCGGCTGCGGAAAAAGCCAGACGACGCGTTGCGTAGCCTCGGCACTGAAGAGTGCCGGAAAGCGCATTGCCGTTGTACGCCATCCAATGCCTTATGGCGACCTGGCAAAGCAGGCGTGCCAGCGCTTCGCCACGCTTGCTGACATGGACAAATACGATTGCACCATTGAGGAACGCGAGGAGTATGAACTCCACATACAAAACGGGAACCTCCTCTTTGCCGGAGTGGATTACCACCGGATTCTTGCGGCTGCGGAGGCTGAGGCGGATGTGATTCTGTGGGACGGCGGCAACAACGACACGCCGTTCTTCAAGTCAGATCTGCTCATTACCGTGACCGATCCGCACCGGCCCGGACACGAAGCCGGCTACTATCCCGGGGAGACCAATTTTCGGATGGCTGATGTCATTGTTATCAACAAGGTTAACACGGCGCGGCCGTCAGACGTGAAGACGGTGGAACTCAACGCTGCCGCCATGAACCCCAAAGCCACCGTGATTCGCGCGGATTCGGCGATCATCTGCCGGGATGGTGAGCGTCTTCGCGGGCGTCGTGTCCTTGTAGTCGAAGACGGACCGACGTTGACTCACGGCGAGATGCGGTACGGCGCAGCTTATGTGGCGGCCCGCGAATTCGGCGCCGCCGCCATCGTTGATCCACGTCCGTCGGCGAGGGGGTCAATCAAGGCAACGTATGAGAAATACCCTCATATGGAAGAGATTCTGCCGGCGATGGGATACGGTGCGGCACAAATCGCCGATCTGGAAGCGACCATAAGCGCGGCCGACTGCGATATCGTGGCAATCGGCACACCGATCGATCTTGGGAAGCTCATTCAGATCAACAAGCCGCATGTGCGCGTTGAGTACGAACTGGCCGGGTCCGGCGTTGACCGGCTGACGGAGATCATTCGCTCGAATCCGCGATTCAGATGA
- the rocD gene encoding ornithine--oxo-acid transaminase: protein MSTATTDSKTCEHLKVVDAYSAHNYHPLPIIVESGEGCWVTDVDGNRYLDMLAAYSALNFGYSNDRLIAAATKQLNKVTLTSRAFHNDQLGPFCKELCELTGYEAVLPMNSGAEAVETAVKMARKWGYKKRGIEADKAEIICARGNFHGRTTTIVSFSTDAQYRDGFGPFTPGFPLVPFGDAVALEKAITKHTAAFLVEPIQAESGILVPPDGYIRKVREICTKHNILFIADEIQTGLCRTGDRFAWQHDGADARPDAMCLGKALGGGIVPISAVVSSREIMSVFSPGDHGSTFGGNPLACAVARVAIDMIRNDGLEKRAKELGTYFKSKLQAVGAPAVAEVRGRGLLIGVQIKSNFPKARWFCEKFMADGILCKDAHEDVIRFAPPLIIEQSDIDWAMERIGPVLLSAQAQ from the coding sequence ATGTCGACGGCAACTACAGACTCAAAGACCTGCGAACACCTCAAGGTTGTCGATGCTTACAGCGCTCACAACTATCACCCGCTTCCCATCATCGTCGAGTCCGGCGAAGGGTGCTGGGTGACGGACGTCGACGGGAACAGGTATCTCGACATGCTCGCGGCGTATTCCGCACTCAACTTCGGCTACTCAAACGACCGACTCATCGCGGCTGCCACGAAGCAGCTGAACAAGGTCACCTTGACGTCGCGGGCGTTCCACAACGACCAACTCGGGCCATTCTGCAAGGAGCTTTGCGAACTGACCGGCTACGAGGCGGTGCTCCCGATGAACAGCGGAGCCGAAGCTGTTGAGACTGCGGTTAAGATGGCCCGCAAGTGGGGTTACAAGAAAAGGGGAATCGAAGCCGATAAGGCGGAGATTATCTGCGCCCGAGGCAACTTTCACGGCCGCACAACGACGATTGTCAGTTTCAGCACGGACGCACAGTATCGGGATGGCTTCGGTCCATTCACGCCGGGATTTCCGCTCGTGCCGTTTGGCGATGCCGTTGCGCTTGAGAAAGCCATCACCAAGCACACTGCTGCGTTCCTTGTCGAGCCGATTCAGGCCGAGAGCGGGATCCTTGTGCCGCCTGATGGCTATATCAGGAAAGTGCGAGAGATCTGCACGAAGCACAACATTCTCTTCATCGCGGACGAAATACAGACCGGTTTGTGCCGCACTGGCGATCGTTTCGCCTGGCAGCATGACGGTGCAGATGCGAGGCCGGATGCGATGTGCCTCGGTAAGGCGCTCGGCGGCGGCATTGTGCCGATTTCGGCGGTTGTATCGTCGCGCGAGATCATGAGTGTGTTTTCACCGGGCGATCATGGCTCCACTTTTGGCGGAAATCCGCTCGCCTGCGCAGTGGCCCGGGTCGCGATCGACATGATTAGGAACGATGGGCTTGAGAAGAGGGCCAAGGAACTGGGCACCTATTTCAAGAGCAAGCTCCAGGCGGTCGGCGCGCCGGCAGTGGCCGAGGTCCGTGGGCGTGGGTTGCTGATCGGCGTCCAGATCAAGTCGAATTTCCCGAAGGCCCGCTGGTTCTGCGAAAAGTTCATGGCCGACGGCATTCTTTGCAAGGATGCGCATGAGGACGTGATTCGATTCGCGCCGCCCCTCATCATTGAGCAGAGCGATATTGATTGGGCAATGGAGCGGATTGGGCCGGTTTTGCTTTCCGCTCAGGCTCAGTGA
- a CDS encoding histone deacetylase, protein MARTFYYWDTTCLEHDTGRHVECIDRARRLEPSLLQRTVPKLDPQPIIEHDAVEWICKLHVRDYHDWVRQRCETQAERSLLDHGDTVVSPRSYAAAIAAINAALTAGDAVASGRSSSAFCAVRPPGHHALPDEAMGFCLFGTISILARYLQLQHGVGRVAIVDWDVHHGNGTQHFFYEDPSVFFVSLHQHPLWPGSGRASERGDGPGEGFTLNVPIPPFSPETEYLSAFETKVLPALDAFQPEFLLISAGFDAHVADPLASLQLTEASFGQLTRWLRQLAGQHCGGRIISCLEGGYDLDALEASVAAHVSALME, encoded by the coding sequence ATGGCAAGGACGTTCTATTACTGGGATACGACATGCCTTGAGCATGACACGGGGCGACACGTCGAGTGCATCGACCGCGCTCGACGCCTTGAGCCGAGCCTCCTTCAGCGCACCGTGCCGAAGCTCGATCCCCAGCCCATCATCGAACACGACGCTGTCGAGTGGATCTGCAAGCTGCACGTCAGAGACTACCACGACTGGGTTCGCCAGCGGTGCGAAACCCAGGCTGAACGGTCACTGCTTGACCACGGCGACACCGTTGTAAGCCCTCGCAGTTATGCGGCTGCCATCGCTGCCATCAACGCGGCACTGACTGCCGGCGATGCAGTCGCCTCCGGCCGGTCATCGAGCGCGTTCTGCGCGGTGCGGCCGCCGGGTCACCACGCCCTGCCGGATGAAGCGATGGGATTCTGCCTTTTCGGAACGATCTCGATTCTGGCTCGGTATCTGCAACTTCAGCACGGCGTGGGTCGCGTGGCAATCGTGGATTGGGATGTTCATCACGGCAACGGAACGCAGCATTTTTTCTACGAAGACCCGAGTGTGTTTTTTGTGTCACTGCATCAGCACCCGCTCTGGCCGGGTAGCGGCAGAGCCAGCGAGCGCGGCGACGGGCCCGGCGAGGGTTTTACGCTCAACGTACCGATTCCCCCTTTCTCGCCCGAGACGGAATACCTCTCAGCCTTCGAGACGAAGGTGCTTCCGGCCCTCGATGCATTCCAACCTGAGTTTCTGCTCATCTCGGCCGGTTTTGATGCACACGTCGCAGATCCGCTCGCCAGTCTGCAATTGACGGAGGCGAGCTTCGGACAGTTGACGCGATGGCTTCGGCAATTGGCCGGTCAACACTGCGGAGGGCGGATTATCAGTTGCCTCGAAGGCGGCTACGACCTCGATGCGCTGGAAGCCTCGGTTGCAGCACACGTTAGCGCACTGATGGAATGA
- a CDS encoding thrombospondin type 3 repeat-containing protein, whose protein sequence is MRSLILITACLLSSYAATTLAEEFPNQHHLPFRTVQPSGAIITLTYQGDEHFNWYEDPNGYTVVDSRGAFRYATLDADGLLAPTEHLVGEVNPMEIGLVPAILPSTKAISRQREKSRERQAARGVPLNDRIPQGATLIEGCILLPQSAASENAEDPGGNVQRGVSTTTRHWTNGEVYYTFDTAVGSTERSAMLEAMRSWEAVADIRFIQRTNQSNYIYIFSGTGNWSYVGMIGGRQDLSIYNWDYKYIMMHELAHALGVWHEQSRADRDSYIQVNLGNVQSGMESNFDIQNGAQLHGDYNFDSIMHYGQCAFANCTCSSSCRTISCLPAYSEWQAQIGQKTHLSVGDAENMAFLYGSAATVSGMAQMTNPSTDGSLITGGNITFEWTTGSLVQEYRLTVGSSAGGTNYHNITGQMTNASVSGLPIEGGNVYVRLYSKIDGTWYFNSYIYITDLCPLGPDANDADGDGVPDACDKCPGFNDAIDSDGDSIPDACDQCPGEDDLADLDNDGIPDACDICPQGANNLDADNDGIPDACDPCPTINNSLDSDNDGVTNCLDECPNDPDKTQEGICGCGVADIDSDDDGTPDCNDGCPFDSTKLSPGEDGCNATEPITGGGLLGQGPGGVAGGGFCGAGASAAAMLSVGLLLIPTRSTRRRRGR, encoded by the coding sequence GTGCGATCTCTCATTCTCATCACCGCCTGTCTACTGAGTTCATACGCGGCGACGACTCTCGCCGAGGAGTTTCCGAATCAACATCACCTGCCTTTCCGTACCGTGCAGCCATCCGGAGCGATCATCACGCTCACCTATCAGGGAGACGAGCACTTCAACTGGTACGAAGATCCGAATGGCTATACGGTCGTTGATTCGCGCGGCGCGTTTCGATATGCAACGCTCGACGCCGACGGCCTTCTCGCTCCCACCGAGCACCTCGTCGGTGAAGTCAATCCGATGGAAATCGGGCTTGTCCCGGCCATTTTGCCCTCGACCAAAGCCATTTCACGCCAGCGCGAGAAATCTCGCGAACGTCAGGCAGCACGCGGCGTCCCCTTGAATGATCGAATCCCCCAAGGCGCTACACTGATCGAAGGCTGCATCCTCTTGCCGCAGTCGGCCGCCAGCGAAAACGCCGAGGACCCCGGCGGCAATGTGCAGCGCGGCGTAAGCACGACCACGCGGCACTGGACCAACGGCGAAGTGTATTACACTTTCGATACGGCCGTCGGATCGACCGAGCGATCGGCCATGCTGGAAGCCATGCGATCCTGGGAGGCCGTCGCGGATATCCGATTCATTCAGCGTACGAATCAATCGAACTACATTTACATCTTCAGCGGCACAGGCAATTGGTCCTATGTCGGGATGATCGGCGGTCGCCAGGACCTGTCAATCTACAACTGGGACTACAAGTACATCATGATGCATGAACTGGCCCACGCGCTCGGCGTCTGGCACGAACAATCGCGCGCCGATCGTGATTCATATATTCAGGTCAACCTTGGAAACGTCCAATCGGGAATGGAAAGCAATTTTGACATTCAGAATGGCGCGCAACTGCATGGCGACTACAACTTCGACTCCATTATGCACTACGGACAATGCGCCTTCGCCAACTGCACCTGCTCCAGCAGTTGCCGAACCATCTCCTGCCTTCCGGCTTATTCAGAATGGCAGGCCCAGATCGGCCAAAAGACCCATCTCTCCGTCGGCGACGCTGAGAACATGGCCTTCCTTTACGGCAGCGCCGCCACTGTTTCCGGCATGGCGCAAATGACGAATCCCTCGACAGACGGCTCATTGATTACTGGCGGAAATATCACCTTTGAGTGGACGACAGGCTCGCTCGTTCAGGAATATCGACTCACCGTTGGCAGTTCAGCCGGAGGCACGAATTATCACAACATCACAGGGCAGATGACCAACGCAAGCGTCAGCGGATTGCCAATCGAAGGCGGAAACGTGTACGTTCGGCTGTATTCCAAGATTGATGGAACATGGTACTTCAACAGTTATATCTACATCACGGACCTGTGTCCGCTCGGGCCCGATGCCAACGACGCGGACGGCGACGGTGTGCCCGACGCATGTGACAAGTGCCCCGGATTCAATGACGCCATTGACTCAGACGGCGACAGCATCCCGGATGCCTGCGATCAATGTCCGGGCGAAGACGATCTCGCCGATCTTGATAACGACGGCATCCCGGACGCATGTGATATCTGCCCGCAAGGCGCGAACAACCTCGACGCAGATAATGACGGCATTCCCGATGCCTGCGATCCATGTCCGACGATCAACAATTCTCTTGATTCGGATAATGACGGCGTCACAAACTGTCTTGACGAATGTCCGAACGATCCGGACAAAACGCAGGAGGGAATCTGCGGGTGCGGCGTTGCGGACATCGACTCCGACGATGACGGCACGCCGGATTGCAACGACGGCTGCCCATTCGATTCAACAAAGCTGTCGCCCGGCGAAGATGGATGCAATGCGACCGAGCCGATCACCGGCGGCGGATTGCTCGGACAGGGTCCGGGCGGCGTTGCCGGCGGAGGCTTCTGCGGCGCCGGCGCATCCGCCGCGGCCATGCTTTCGGTGGGACTGTTGCTAATTCCGACCCGATCGACTCGACGAAGACGAGGCCGATGA
- the argF gene encoding ornithine carbamoyltransferase: MSQSLKGRSLVSLAHLSPDELQLILDTAAKVKKHPEEYATRLTGKTLAMIFQKPSLRTRVSFEAGMTQMGGHAIYLGPSDISIGKRETTEDIAIVLSRMCNMIMARTFGHDIVEDLAKHSTVPVINGLSDFSHPCQILADLQTIAERRGKLKGLKFTYLGDGNNVAHSILFGGALAGMHVNIVTPKDFEPNADVVRKAADIAAMTGGSARTTHSVEDGAKGADVLYTDVWASMGQEADAQRRHAHFVPYQLNMNVLKMANPDCVVLHCLPAHYGDEITYDISRTKNAAIFDEAENRLHAQKALMLLLAGAA; this comes from the coding sequence ATGAGTCAATCCCTCAAGGGCAGGAGCCTGGTCTCGCTCGCCCATCTCTCCCCCGATGAATTGCAACTGATTCTTGATACAGCGGCGAAGGTGAAAAAGCACCCCGAGGAGTATGCCACCCGACTGACCGGGAAGACCTTGGCCATGATCTTCCAGAAGCCATCGCTCAGAACGCGCGTTTCGTTTGAAGCCGGCATGACGCAGATGGGCGGCCATGCAATTTATCTTGGGCCATCCGACATCAGCATCGGAAAGCGGGAGACGACCGAGGATATCGCGATTGTCCTTTCGCGAATGTGCAACATGATCATGGCTCGAACCTTCGGCCATGACATCGTCGAGGATCTTGCGAAACATTCCACCGTGCCTGTGATCAATGGTCTGTCGGACTTTTCGCACCCGTGCCAGATTCTCGCCGACCTTCAGACCATTGCCGAGCGGCGGGGCAAGCTGAAGGGTTTAAAGTTCACGTACCTTGGCGACGGCAACAATGTGGCCCATTCAATCCTATTCGGCGGCGCCTTGGCGGGAATGCATGTCAATATCGTGACGCCGAAGGACTTTGAGCCGAATGCGGATGTCGTCAGGAAAGCCGCGGACATCGCGGCCATGACCGGCGGTAGCGCCCGGACGACCCACAGTGTCGAAGACGGCGCGAAAGGCGCGGACGTGCTCTACACAGACGTCTGGGCCAGCATGGGCCAGGAGGCCGATGCACAGCGACGGCATGCCCATTTCGTGCCCTATCAGTTGAATATGAATGTGCTCAAGATGGCAAATCCGGATTGCGTCGTGCTGCACTGTCTGCCGGCACACTACGGCGACGAGATCACGTACGACATTTCCCGCACAAAGAACGCTGCGATCTTCGATGAAGCAGAGAACCGGCTGCACGCGCAAAAGGCGCTCATGCTTCTGCTTGCCGGCGCGGCCTGA